The genome window CGAGCGGAGTGCTGCGCGGATATCCCCAGTGCGTCCGAGCACGATCAGCACGATGCCCGCCAGCGGCAGCGACCAGACGATGCGGTGTGCGATCACCTCGGCCGGCGAAATATGCGCCAGCGCCTTCATATAGATCGGCAGGAAGCCCCAGAGCAGATAGGCGGTCAGCGCGAAGGCAAAACCGCGCGGACTGTCTTCGTTCTTGGCCAACGGAACGGATGCATCGGTCGACATCGGTGTTTCCATCTTTGTTCTTCTTCTGATCCGGCCTAGCTTAAGCGCCGTGAATAGGCCAATTCATTTCGTTGAATGAAGGATGAGAGGATATGAAGCCGAACGAGGCTATGGAACGGAGGATGGCGGCAAAGGCCGGCATCCTCCTCTCAGCGGAACCGGCGGAATAGACTTATTCCGCCGCGATCTTGCCGGCCAGCTGCCGGTTCTTCATCAGCTTGTAGATGACGGAGTCCATCAGCGCCTGGAACGAAGCGTCGATGATGTTTTCCGAAACGCCGACCGTCCACCAGCGCACCCCGTCGCTGTCGGTGGATTCGATCAGCACGCGGGTGATCGCCTCCGTGCCGCCATTGAGGATACGCACCTTGAAATCGGCGAGCACCAGATCATCGATCTCGTGCTGATACTTGCCGAAATCCTTGCGCAGCGCGAGGTCGAGCGCGTTGACGGGACCTTCCGCATCGGCGACCGACATCAGCGTCTGGCCGTCGATGGTGATCTTGACCACCGCCTCCGAGACGATCTTCACGCGGCCGAGACTGTCGAAGCGGCGCTCGATCATCACACGGAAGCCTTCGATGGTGAAGAATTCCGGGATCGTGCCGAGCGTGCGGCGCGCCAAGAGCTCGAAGCTCGCATCGGCGCCCTCATAGGCATAGCCGATGGATTCCCGTTCCTTGACGATGGAGATCAGCAGGTCGAGCTTCGGATCGTCCTTGGCGACCTCGATGCCGCGCCGCTTCAGCGCATTGATGAAGTTCGCCTTGCCGCCCTGGTCCGATACCATCACCTTGCGGAAATTGCCGACGCTTTCCGGCGGCACGTGTTCATAGGTGCGCGGGTCCTTGAGCAGCGCCGATGCATGGATGCCGGCCTTGGTGGCGAAGGCGGAAGCGCCGACATAGGGCATCTGGTGGTCGGGCGAGCGATTGAGCAGCTCGTCGAAGGCATGCGAGAGCCGGGTGAGGTTGAGCAGCCGCTCCTCGTCGATCGCCGTTTCGAAACGTGTGTTGTAGGCGCTCTTCAGCGCCAAGGTCGGGATCAGCGTCACCAGATTGGCATTGCCGCAGCGCTCGCCGATGCCGTTCAGCGTGCCCTGGATCTGCCGGACGCCGGCTTCGACCGCGGCAAGCGAATTGGCGACCGCCTGGCCGGTGTCGTTATGCGCATGAATGCCAAGACAGTGGCCAGGAACCCCTGAGGCGATCACCGCCTCGACGATCGCCCGCACCTCGGGCGGCTGCGTGCCGCCATTGGTGTCGCAGAGCACGACCCAGCGTGCACCGCTCTCATAGGCCGTCTTGGCGCAGGCGAGTGCATAGGCCGGATTGGCCTTGAAGCCGTCGAAGAAATGCTCGCAATCGACGATTGCTTCCTTGCCGGCGCCGACGGCTGCCTTGACGCTTTCGGCAATGCTTTCAAGGTTTTCCTCATTGGTGCAGCCGAGCGCCACCGCGACGTGATAATCCCAGCTCTTGGCGACGAAACAGATGGCGTCGCTCTTGGCCTGCAGCAGCCCGGCAATGCCGGGATCGTTGGAGACCGAAACACCCGCCCGCTTGGTCATGCCGAAGGCGACGAAGCGGGCCTGGCTGGTGCGCTTCTCGCTGAAGAAGGCGGTGTCGGTCGGATTGGCGCCGGGATATCCGCCCTCGACGTAATCGAAGCCGAATTCGTCCAGCATGGCGGCGATCGCAATCTTGTCTTCGACGGAAAAATCGATGCCGGGCGTCTGCTGCCCGTCCCGGAGCGTCGTGTCGAAGAGGTAGATGCGTTCTTTCATATCGTTTCCTCCCGCCAAGCGGGTTGTTCTGGAGCGCGGATGCCGCCCCTCGCCAACATCAGTCTTGCTTCCCGGTAAACTGGTCCGTCGCCCGGATCAGCCGATCGAGAATCCCCGGCTCCGAATAGGCATGGCCCGCACCCTCGATCAGGTGGAACTCCGCCTTCGGCCAGGCCTTGTGCAGCAGCCAGGCATATTTGGCCGGGCAGGGCATGTCGTAGCGGCCATGCACGATGACGCCGGGAATATCCTTGAGCCTGCCGGCATCGCGGATCAGCTGTCCCTCATCCATCCAGCCGGCATTGACGAAGAAATGGTTCTCGATCCGCGCAAATGCATAGGCGAATTCCGCCTCCTCGAACTTGCCGCTCGTCGAAGGTTCCGGCAGCAGCGTAATCGTTTCGCCTTCCCAGATGCTCCAGGCCCGCGCGGCTGCAAGCCGCACCGTCCGATCCTCATGCGTCAGACGGCGATGATAGGCATGCATCATCTCATGCCGCTCCTCCGGCGGAATGGGAGCGATGAAGCGCTCCCACTTATCGGGGAACATTTCCGAGACGCCGAACTGATAGTACCAGTCGAGCTCGGCCTTGGTCAGCGTATAGATGCCGCGCAGGATGAGCTCGGACACGTGCTCCGGATGCGTCTCGGCATAGGCGAGCGCGAGCGTCGAACCCCAGGAGCCGCCGAACACCTGCCAGGTCTCGACGCCGGCCATTTCGCGCAGCCGCTCGATATCGGCGACGAGATGCCAGGTCGTGTTGGCATGGAGATCCGCATGCGGCGTTGACCTGCCGCAACCGCGCTGGTCGAAGAGCATGACGTCGTAGAGCGCAGGATCGAAAAGCCGGCGATGGGCAGGCGAGATGCCGCCGCCCGGGCCGCCATGCAGAAAGACGGCGGGCTTGGCGCCAGGCGTACCCGAGCGCTCCCAATAGATCACATGGCCGTCGCCGACATCGAGATGGCCGGAAGCATAGGGTTCGATTTCGGGATAGAGCGTGCGCAGGATCTCGGTCATATCTTCACGCCTTTCGCAGGCCAGGCGGCGGTATCGTGATCGGGATGCTGGAAGGAGATGATCGCTTCCTGCCGTGCGTAGAAATCCTGATCCTTCAGTACCGGCGCCTTGAAGATTTCCTCGACCCAGGGCAGGCGAGCCTCGTAATTGACCTGGATCTGCGGTGCGAGGTCGCTGCGATCGTCGAAAGTGCCGATCGCAAGTTCCAGCCCGCCCGGATGGCGATAGGTCATCGGCGTGCCGCAATTGCTGCAGAAGCCGCGCTCGATATTGACCGAGGACTGGAAGTAGCTCGGCTCGCCGCGCGTCCATTCCATGCCTTCCTCAGGCGCGGTGACGAGCGCGGAGAAGAAGCCGCCGAATTGCTTCTGGCACATGCGGCAATGGCAGATCGAGGGTCGCCCCAACGTGCCCGAGATGCGGAAGCGCACGGCGCCGCATTGGCATCCGCCGGTCTTGATCGTGTCCGTCATGAGGTCTCTCCGAGGGGCCAGATTTTCGTGTCGTGGTCGGGGTGCTGATGATTGCTCGCCGCGATCGCGTTTTCGCGGTCGGGCGTTTCAGGTGCCGGTTCCAGCGGCAGATCGTCGAGCGCGTGAAACCAGGACATCTTCTGGCCGGTATTCGACTGCGCCACCGGCTTGACGACATCAGGCTCGTCGAGCGAGCCGAGGGTGAGATTGATGAAATCAGTCCCCGGGATGTCGTAGAACAGCGGCGTGCCGCACTCGCCGCAGAAACCGCGTCGCACCAGATCCGACGACTGAAACCATTTCGGCGCGCCACGCGTCAATTCGAAATCCTGGCGATTTGCCGCAGCCAGCGGCATGAAATAATTGCCCGCCGCCTTCTGGCACATGCGGCAATGGCAAAGATGGGGATAGCCGAGTTCGCCTTTGGCACGGTAACGCAATGCCCCGCACTGGCACCCGCCGCTTTTGTCCGTTTCCGTCGTCATCCGAGCTCCTTGGGTGGCCATGCCTGCGTTTCATGATCGGGATGCTGGTAGGAGATGAGTTCGTGCAGGAAAGAGCCCGCCGTCAGATCCGCCTCCGTTCTTTCTCCGGGCAGTTCGTGCAGATGGTCGACGAATCCGATCTTGCCTTCCACGCCCCATTGAATGGTCGGCGGAAACGCCGAAGGATCGTCGAAGGCGCCCGCGGCAATCGCCATTCCATCCGGTGCCTCATAGGTCAGCGGCGTGCCGCAATCGCCGCAGAAGCCGCGCTCGACGAAATTGGAAGAGCGGAACCGCTTCCGCTCTCCGCGCGTCCATTCGAAATCGGTGCCGCGCACCGAGACCAGCGGCGCGTAGTAGGCGCCGAACGCCTTCTGGCACATGCGGCAATGGCAGATCGACGAATCCTTGAGTTCGCCGCTGACGCGAAAGCGGATCGCGCCGCATTGGCAGCCGCCGGTGTAGGTATTCATCGGCTATTCCTCCCTTGGGATTCCAGCCTGGGCGCCAAGACCCCTCCCAACCCTCCCCACAAGGGGGAGGGCTCGCTTGTGGCACCACCTTCGCTTCCGCCTCGAATGCCGGCAGTTATGGCGAGGTCGCATCGGAGCAGCGCGGCACCGTAGCCCCTCCCCCTTGTGGGGAGGGGTTGGGGAGGGGCCTTATCCCAACACGCTGCGCTCACCGCTTCACCTCCCACGTCGTCACCCGCTCGCCGGTCGCCGCATCCTTGCCGTCCTTCAACTGGATGCCTTTTGCCGTTAGTTCCTCGCGGATCTTGTCGGCCTCGGCAAAATTCTTCGCCTTCAGCATTTCGAGGCGCATGGCGACCAGCGCATCGACCGCCGCCGCCACGGCTTCGTCGATCTCCGTCTTTTTCGGCAACAGGCCCAGAAGG of Rhizobium sp. BT04 contains these proteins:
- the cimA gene encoding citramalate synthase, which produces MKERIYLFDTTLRDGQQTPGIDFSVEDKIAIAAMLDEFGFDYVEGGYPGANPTDTAFFSEKRTSQARFVAFGMTKRAGVSVSNDPGIAGLLQAKSDAICFVAKSWDYHVAVALGCTNEENLESIAESVKAAVGAGKEAIVDCEHFFDGFKANPAYALACAKTAYESGARWVVLCDTNGGTQPPEVRAIVEAVIASGVPGHCLGIHAHNDTGQAVANSLAAVEAGVRQIQGTLNGIGERCGNANLVTLIPTLALKSAYNTRFETAIDEERLLNLTRLSHAFDELLNRSPDHQMPYVGASAFATKAGIHASALLKDPRTYEHVPPESVGNFRKVMVSDQGGKANFINALKRRGIEVAKDDPKLDLLISIVKERESIGYAYEGADASFELLARRTLGTIPEFFTIEGFRVMIERRFDSLGRVKIVSEAVVKITIDGQTLMSVADAEGPVNALDLALRKDFGKYQHEIDDLVLADFKVRILNGGTEAITRVLIESTDSDGVRWWTVGVSENIIDASFQALMDSVIYKLMKNRQLAGKIAAE
- the pip gene encoding prolyl aminopeptidase; the encoded protein is MTEILRTLYPEIEPYASGHLDVGDGHVIYWERSGTPGAKPAVFLHGGPGGGISPAHRRLFDPALYDVMLFDQRGCGRSTPHADLHANTTWHLVADIERLREMAGVETWQVFGGSWGSTLALAYAETHPEHVSELILRGIYTLTKAELDWYYQFGVSEMFPDKWERFIAPIPPEERHEMMHAYHRRLTHEDRTVRLAAARAWSIWEGETITLLPEPSTSGKFEEAEFAYAFARIENHFFVNAGWMDEGQLIRDAGRLKDIPGVIVHGRYDMPCPAKYAWLLHKAWPKAEFHLIEGAGHAYSEPGILDRLIRATDQFTGKQD
- a CDS encoding GFA family protein, with protein sequence MTDTIKTGGCQCGAVRFRISGTLGRPSICHCRMCQKQFGGFFSALVTAPEEGMEWTRGEPSYFQSSVNIERGFCSNCGTPMTYRHPGGLELAIGTFDDRSDLAPQIQVNYEARLPWVEEIFKAPVLKDQDFYARQEAIISFQHPDHDTAAWPAKGVKI
- a CDS encoding GFA family protein translates to MTTETDKSGGCQCGALRYRAKGELGYPHLCHCRMCQKAAGNYFMPLAAANRQDFELTRGAPKWFQSSDLVRRGFCGECGTPLFYDIPGTDFINLTLGSLDEPDVVKPVAQSNTGQKMSWFHALDDLPLEPAPETPDRENAIAASNHQHPDHDTKIWPLGETS
- a CDS encoding GFA family protein, which produces MNTYTGGCQCGAIRFRVSGELKDSSICHCRMCQKAFGAYYAPLVSVRGTDFEWTRGERKRFRSSNFVERGFCGDCGTPLTYEAPDGMAIAAGAFDDPSAFPPTIQWGVEGKIGFVDHLHELPGERTEADLTAGSFLHELISYQHPDHETQAWPPKELG